One segment of Novipirellula aureliae DNA contains the following:
- the hemL gene encoding glutamate-1-semialdehyde 2,1-aminomutase, with translation MSTPSTHQVNDSSAILRSAGNRSREAFERACRLMPGGVNSPARAFGAVGGSPLFIEHAKGPYLFDIDGRRYIDYIGSWGPMILGHAHAEVIDAITKAAEKGTSYGAPTEAESRLAEQIIEAVPSIERVRLVNSGTEATMSAIRVARGATGREKIIKFSGNYHGHVDSLLVAAGSAAATLGAPDSPGVTKGAVHDTIVLSYNNVDELRAAFDQYDREIAAVILEPVVGNMGCVPASKEFLVSLRELTEKSGTVLIFDEVMTGFRLAYGGAQERFGITPDMTTLGKIVGGGMPLGAYGGRASIMEQVLPAGKIFQAGTLSGNPVAVAAGSATLKILKENPPYEQLEQRGEQLATGLAKAATDAGVTHQVQRVGSMMTLFFHSQPVRCWADADQSNREQFANYFWGMMGKGVYMPCSQFEALFFSQTHTKALIQETIDAACEVLKHPCFQ, from the coding sequence TTGTCAACTCCATCGACACATCAAGTAAATGACAGCTCAGCGATTTTACGTTCGGCGGGAAACCGTAGTAGGGAAGCCTTTGAGCGCGCGTGCCGTTTAATGCCTGGCGGGGTTAACAGCCCTGCGCGGGCATTTGGTGCCGTCGGAGGTTCGCCGCTGTTCATCGAACATGCAAAAGGCCCCTACTTGTTCGATATCGATGGCCGCCGCTACATCGACTACATCGGCTCTTGGGGGCCGATGATTCTCGGCCATGCTCATGCAGAAGTGATCGATGCGATCACCAAAGCAGCGGAAAAAGGAACAAGCTATGGTGCCCCGACGGAAGCCGAATCGAGGTTGGCAGAACAGATTATCGAGGCGGTTCCCAGTATCGAACGGGTGCGATTGGTCAACAGCGGAACCGAAGCGACGATGAGTGCGATTCGTGTCGCGCGAGGCGCAACGGGCCGCGAAAAGATTATCAAATTCTCAGGAAATTACCACGGTCATGTCGACAGTCTCCTGGTGGCCGCTGGAAGTGCCGCGGCAACCCTCGGAGCCCCCGATTCACCGGGTGTGACCAAAGGCGCCGTACACGATACGATCGTTTTGTCGTACAACAACGTTGATGAATTACGAGCCGCATTCGACCAGTACGATCGCGAAATCGCGGCGGTCATCTTGGAACCAGTGGTCGGAAACATGGGCTGTGTGCCCGCGAGTAAAGAGTTCTTGGTCTCGCTGCGCGAGCTCACGGAAAAGTCGGGAACCGTTTTGATTTTTGACGAAGTGATGACCGGTTTCCGCTTGGCTTATGGAGGTGCTCAAGAACGATTTGGAATCACTCCCGACATGACCACGCTTGGAAAAATCGTCGGTGGCGGCATGCCGCTCGGTGCCTATGGTGGTCGTGCATCGATTATGGAGCAAGTCTTGCCGGCTGGAAAGATTTTCCAGGCAGGAACCTTGAGCGGCAACCCTGTTGCCGTTGCCGCCGGTAGCGCGACGCTCAAAATCCTGAAAGAGAATCCGCCCTATGAGCAATTGGAGCAACGGGGCGAGCAATTGGCGACGGGGTTGGCGAAAGCAGCCACCGATGCTGGCGTCACTCACCAAGTACAACGGGTCGGCAGCATGATGACGCTGTTCTTCCATTCCCAGCCGGTCCGGTGCTGGGCTGACGCCGACCAATCGAACCGCGAACAGTTTGCCAACTATTTCTGGGGGATGATGGGCAAGGGCGTCTACATGCCGTGTAGCCAATTCGAAGCTTTGTTCTTCAGCCAAACTCACACCAAAGCATTGATCCAAGAAACGATCGATGCAGCATGCGAAGTGCTTAAGCACCCCTGCTTTCAATGA